From Phragmites australis chromosome 5, lpPhrAust1.1, whole genome shotgun sequence, a single genomic window includes:
- the LOC133920042 gene encoding GCN5-related N-acetyltransferase 4, chloroplastic-like isoform X1 has translation MIPLALSLSRSPASSVFSLPLDGACRSAAAVRRHGPSFAYKPAAGICYASQAVELFPSLYPEIVVRDARLEDCWEVADTHCGSFFPDYKFPLDLVLRIDRYIALLSGFSVPPGCMRTCLVAVNSNSVNNSFSKCGDPRDARFQKYNLSRGSIAGILTVDTVADYLPRRGPLKQRRIRGENMCFITIDQFWRSKGLKMHRTGIAYIANVAVRKEERRKGIAKMLVQEAEARARSWGCRSIALHCDANNLAALRLYINQGFKCIRVPEGAKWPEPKIAKGVQYNFMMKLVPKI, from the exons ATGATACCGCTGGCGCTGAGCCTGTCCCGCTCCCCGGCGTCCTCCGTCTTCTCTTTGCCTCTCGATGGCGCCTGCCGATctgccgccgccgtccggcgcCACGGCCCGTCCTTCGCCTACAAACCTGCCGCAG GAATTTGCTATGCTAGCCAGGCGGTTGAATTGTTTCCGTCATTGTATCCAGAGATTGTTGTTCGAGATGCACGGCTGGAGGACTGTTGGGAAGTAGCTGACACTCATTGCGGCTCTTTCTTTCCGGATTACAAGTTCCCATTGGACCTTGTTCTACGGATTGATCGTTACATTGCTCTCCTATCTGGATTTTCAGTTCCACCTGGGTGCATGAGGACTTGCCTTGTCGCGGTCAATTCTAATTCTGTAAATAATAGTTTCAGCAAGTGTGGAGATCCTAGAGATGCCAGATTTCAGAAATACAATCTCAGTAGAGGCTCCATAGCTGGTATTCTTACAGTTGACACGGTGGCAGACTATCTTCCAAGAAGGGGACCTCTGAAGCAGAGAAG GATTAGGGGCGAAAACATGTGCTTTATCACCATTGACCAATTTTGGAGAAGTAAAGGTCTTAAAATGCACAG AACAGGTATTGCATATATAGCAAATGTTGCAGTCCGAAAGGAGGAACGTCGAAAAGGAATTGCTAAAATGTTGGTCCAAGAAGCAGAGGCACGAGCAAGGAGTTGGGGATGCCGGTCCATTGCATTGCATTGTGATGCAAACAACCTAGCAGCCCTGCGCCTGTACATAAATCAAGGTTTCAAGTGCATCCGTGTACCAGAAGGAGCTAAATGGCCAGAACCTAAGATAGCTAAAGGAGTGCAATACAACTTCATGATGAAGCTAGTCCCCAAGATTTAA
- the LOC133920040 gene encoding mRNA-decapping enzyme subunit 2, translating to MTMAGGGGLNRSSSRGQLPPQELLDDLCSRFLLNVPKEELESFERILFLLEQAHWFYEDNSVEHNPNLKSLSFKDFTSLMFKSCTALRPYIAHLDDIYKDFNNYKFRVPVSGAIILDETYERCLLVKGWKAGASWSFPRGKRNKDEEDHTCAIREVLEETGCDVSTLLKMDDYIEVSIGQQRVRLYIISGVKRDTVFAPQTKKEISEISWHRIDELLPASDDAISRGANGLKLYMVAPFFTGLKAWIATHPPPPYQKSEASARGTVWKAKNSSSGGVPVENPVTRAGSDAQHVDNRPGRSFRNFRFDTASILQSMEASFLRT from the exons ATGACGATGGCCGGCGGCGGGGGACTGAACCGGTCCTCGTCGAGGGGGCAGCTGCCGCCGCAGGAGCTGCTCGACGATCTATGCAG CCGCTTCCTGCTGAACGTTCCCAAGGAGGAGCTGGAGTCGTTCGAGCGGATCCTGTTCCTGCTGGAGCAGGCGCACTGGTTCTACGAGGACAACTCCGTCGAGCACAACCCCAACCTCAAGTCCCTATCCTTCAAGGACTTCACCTCCCTCA TGTTCAAGAGTTGCACTGCTCTCAGGCCCTACATCGCGCACCTGGACGATATCtacaaggacttcaacaactACAAGTTCCGCGTCCCCGTCTCGGGTGCCATCATCCTGGATGAGACCTATGAGAGG TGCTTGCTTGTTAAGGGATGGAAGGCTGGGGCCAGCTGGAGCTTTCCTCGTGGAAAGAGGAATAAAGATGAGGAAGATCATACTTGTGCTATTAGAGAA GTTCTGGAGGAAACTGGGTGTGATGTTTCTACGCTTTTAAAGATGGATGATTACATTGAAGTTTCAATTGGACAACAAAGAGTTCGGCTCTATATCATAAGTGGTGTTAAGAGAGATACTGTGTTTGCACCTCAAACCAAGAAGGAAATCAGT GAAATCTCATGGCACAGAATTGATGAGCTCTTACCAGCTAGTGATGATGCTATATCTCGTGGAGCGAATGGATTGAAGCTCTACATGGTTGCACCATTTTTTAC GGGTCTAAAGGCTTGGATTGCCACGCATCCTCCCCCACCGTATCAGAAATCAGAGGCATCCGCTAGAG GTACTGTGTGGAAAGCGAAGAATTCCTCAAGTGGTGGTGTGCCTGTGGAGAACCCTGTTACTAGAGCAGGATCCGATGCGCAACATGTTGACAACCGCCCTGGTAGAAGCTTCAGAAACTTCAGGTTTGACACGGCAAGCATCCTGCAGTCCATGGAAGCATCGTTTTTACGTACCTAG
- the LOC133920042 gene encoding GCN5-related N-acetyltransferase 4, chloroplastic-like isoform X3 translates to MIPLALSLSRSPASSVFSLPLDGACRSAAAVRRHGPSFAYKPAAGICYASQAVELFPSLYPEIVVRDARLEDCWEVADTHCGSFFPDYKFPLDLVLRIDRYIALLSGFSVPPGCMRTCLVAVNSNSVNNSFSKCGDPRDARFQKYNLSRGSIAGILTVDTVADYLPRRGPLKQRRIRGENMCFITIDQFWRSKGLKMHRYCIYSKCCSPKGGTSKRNC, encoded by the exons ATGATACCGCTGGCGCTGAGCCTGTCCCGCTCCCCGGCGTCCTCCGTCTTCTCTTTGCCTCTCGATGGCGCCTGCCGATctgccgccgccgtccggcgcCACGGCCCGTCCTTCGCCTACAAACCTGCCGCAG GAATTTGCTATGCTAGCCAGGCGGTTGAATTGTTTCCGTCATTGTATCCAGAGATTGTTGTTCGAGATGCACGGCTGGAGGACTGTTGGGAAGTAGCTGACACTCATTGCGGCTCTTTCTTTCCGGATTACAAGTTCCCATTGGACCTTGTTCTACGGATTGATCGTTACATTGCTCTCCTATCTGGATTTTCAGTTCCACCTGGGTGCATGAGGACTTGCCTTGTCGCGGTCAATTCTAATTCTGTAAATAATAGTTTCAGCAAGTGTGGAGATCCTAGAGATGCCAGATTTCAGAAATACAATCTCAGTAGAGGCTCCATAGCTGGTATTCTTACAGTTGACACGGTGGCAGACTATCTTCCAAGAAGGGGACCTCTGAAGCAGAGAAG GATTAGGGGCGAAAACATGTGCTTTATCACCATTGACCAATTTTGGAGAAGTAAAGGTCTTAAAATGCACAG GTATTGCATATATAGCAAATGTTGCAGTCCGAAAGGAGGAACGTCGAAAAGGAATTGCTAA
- the LOC133920042 gene encoding GCN5-related N-acetyltransferase 4, chloroplastic-like isoform X2 — MIPLALSLSRSPASSVFSLPLDGACRSAAAVRRHGPSFAYKPAAGICYASQAVELFPSLYPEIVVRDARLEDCWEVADTHCGSFFPDYKFPLDLVLRIDRYIALLSGFSVPPGCMRTCLVAVNSNSVNNSFSKCGDPRDARFQKYNLSRGSIAGILTVDTVADYLPRRGPLKQRRTGIAYIANVAVRKEERRKGIAKMLVQEAEARARSWGCRSIALHCDANNLAALRLYINQGFKCIRVPEGAKWPEPKIAKGVQYNFMMKLVPKI, encoded by the exons ATGATACCGCTGGCGCTGAGCCTGTCCCGCTCCCCGGCGTCCTCCGTCTTCTCTTTGCCTCTCGATGGCGCCTGCCGATctgccgccgccgtccggcgcCACGGCCCGTCCTTCGCCTACAAACCTGCCGCAG GAATTTGCTATGCTAGCCAGGCGGTTGAATTGTTTCCGTCATTGTATCCAGAGATTGTTGTTCGAGATGCACGGCTGGAGGACTGTTGGGAAGTAGCTGACACTCATTGCGGCTCTTTCTTTCCGGATTACAAGTTCCCATTGGACCTTGTTCTACGGATTGATCGTTACATTGCTCTCCTATCTGGATTTTCAGTTCCACCTGGGTGCATGAGGACTTGCCTTGTCGCGGTCAATTCTAATTCTGTAAATAATAGTTTCAGCAAGTGTGGAGATCCTAGAGATGCCAGATTTCAGAAATACAATCTCAGTAGAGGCTCCATAGCTGGTATTCTTACAGTTGACACGGTGGCAGACTATCTTCCAAGAAGGGGACCTCTGAAGCAGAGAAG AACAGGTATTGCATATATAGCAAATGTTGCAGTCCGAAAGGAGGAACGTCGAAAAGGAATTGCTAAAATGTTGGTCCAAGAAGCAGAGGCACGAGCAAGGAGTTGGGGATGCCGGTCCATTGCATTGCATTGTGATGCAAACAACCTAGCAGCCCTGCGCCTGTACATAAATCAAGGTTTCAAGTGCATCCGTGTACCAGAAGGAGCTAAATGGCCAGAACCTAAGATAGCTAAAGGAGTGCAATACAACTTCATGATGAAGCTAGTCCCCAAGATTTAA